The sequence GACGTCCACGATCCCTGAAAGAGCTTGAACGATTCAAAGCCACTGAATTGAGGACATTCTTACTTTACACAGGAATTTTTTTATTGACAGATATTTTGGACCCAGTTAGATATAGCCATTTTCTCCTTTTTGCTCCAAGCATTAGAATACTGTTAAATAAAGATCACTGTATTAAATACAATGAATGTGCTAGCCATATGTTGGATAAATTTATAGAACTTCTAGCCGAGTAATATGATAGTGATTTTCCAACCTTCAGTTTCCATTGCTTAACCCATTTGGCAAGTGATACTTTGCATTTTGGACCTCTGGAAACTTTTAGTGCCTTTAAGTTCGAAAATTATTTATCAAAATTGAAACGAAAAATTCGGAAGCATAACAATGTCGCTGCACAGGTATATAATCGTATAATGGAAGAAAGCATGTgttcaaaaaataaaacaagccCAGTAATAGAGCTGAAAAAGgggagttttataaatggctCACTCTCATATGTAAAATCTTCATCATTTTCTTTTCGCGTAAGGAACCTGACAATTTTTGCATTGTTTCTGAGGAGTTTTATAAAATAGAGGCTATTAACCAAAACGCCATCCTTTTAGGGAAAGAAGTATTAAATTTAGACGATTTTTTTGAGGCACCTATACGATCTGGAAGTCTAAAATCAACCAGTAATTTGCAGTTTTCAAACGCTATATTTCAACATAGCTTAAACGAAGTTTCAGGAAAAGTAATAAAGTTTAATTTTTATGACAGCGACCTCCATTTTTTTGCACCTTTCCTTCATTAATTTACAAATATGTATAAACGTTTAGCTTCAAATTCTTTAAATTAAAACTTACTGATTCAAAAGAACGTATAtttttcaaacagacagacgaagaCAGAATGAATTTCAACAGATTTTTTGAAAGCACCACAGATGACAGCCCCATAACAAAAAATGGTAAACATTTTTAAATCAATAAAGTATTCGAAGTAATaaacaattttgatatttttttgtttaaccaGATCTTGAAGAGTTCGGAAAAAAAATATTGGACCATATACAAGCATCGGAGCAAAAAATACTCAAAGGTAAAACAGGACCTACAGCTATTTAATATATCAGTAACTAATATGTCTTTATTTTACAGAAATGCATCATAATGAAAAATCTGTGAAGAGGACTATGACGCGCATCTTACAAGAGACGAAGCAGAGAACAAACCATAGCCAAAAGCGTCGGAGCGATCTTTTGTTGAAAACTCCTTTCAATGATTTGGAAAAGTTTCAAAACTTTGAAAAGGAAGCGCAGGACCATGGCAGCAAATATGAAAACCTGGTAATATATTAATACTTAATggtgtacatatatgaataatttattttcaatagTGCTTTGTAAAAATAATCGTAATATTTGCATATTATCTAACTATGTATCTACATTATAAGTTTtccaaaaatgtatattttcagAAAGACGAATTATCCACCGTAATGGCTCACACTGCCGAAAAGGTCGTTAGAAATGCATGGCGGAAAATATTGACAGACGGTGTTGCTCAGCAGCTATGTTGGAAAGGGACAAACGAAAAAAAGGCTGTAAGAGTACTCAGTGTGACGTCCGCCTTGAAAAGTATAATACTACCAATTGTAAAATACCTTTAGCActaattatttgtttttgtatttaggTACATTTACGTCCAAGTTCCCGCACTCGACAGATTCAGATTTCGAGCGAACTTCGATAGCATTCTTTCAACACGCCAAAGGACGCTTCACCaagaaaaagtgttataaagaaaataaaaaagcaaacacACAGGAGTAGGACCATTAAAGTCTGAAACCATTAAAGTTTCAGTTTTAAGtaggattttgaattatttttaattatgaaaTGTGCAAATGTACCTTTAATCACCGTTTTGTTTAAGtaggattttgaattatttttattttattttttattatgaaatgtCCAAATGTACCTTCAATCACTGTTTTGTATCTGTGCAACGAATATATTTAAGTtttaagtacggttttaatttattataatagaaaaagcctttgaaatatgttcaaaAAGTACCTTTTATCTCAAAAGACTGAATTTACCTTTTTTACATGTGTGCAACGAATACATTTAAATTTTAAGTACcgctttaatttattataatatatagaaaaagcctttgaaatatgtttatTCTTAACACATAATCTTGTAAGCAAATTAAGTatttgataaaataaaacaatgaaaatttcgctgattttaaataactgaaACTAATTGCgcttcacttcaaaattctcattagaaacccattaggaattgacgttagaattcgattagaattctaacacttttctcgatatcgagaacgaagtcccctttttgtcgagaatgctataattcgcgacagtttcgcataTCGttctctaaccttctaccttagagaaatacactagaattcgattcgtcttctaatcgttttctagcctaaatgtttgttgggttgcTTGCCTCGTTTGCTATTGACTAACAGAGATGCCAGATCCCTTCAcacattagtttttatttttttcctccgTAGCGTTCCGACACGTTATTGTGTTTCGTCATTCttcttttttcgatattttttaattCGATAAAAAAAGTTTTCTGTATAAAGAGGTTTTTAACGATTCGGCCTTTTgtgtttcgaaaaatttttttttttttacatatcgtACGGATCccaatgcccaaagctcgctaatagcacgaatctccatctttacaaccaaaactttatttatttggattccaaataagagcgaaaaaaggacttgcacataaaaacagcaattagaaataatatataagatatttagaaatattttttttgctaagttgttgATGGGCAGCAGTTTGTCAAgcatcgagatctaaaactgctcagctacagaagagatatcATCAGATGAGTGTAATACTTTAATAAAGAGAAGAAGTATTAAAAGTTTACAAATACTAAATTAATTATTAAAAGAGTCTTTTTCAGAGAAAAAAGGgtgtccgagctatcaaatgtgtttgagtgcgAGTTATAACCTGGCATAATCACCGAAAACGTTCATTGAGATCGaagttcgttctacattgttttagaagaagaggtttgtagtgtCGCATAGTTTGAGAGGGAACACTGAAATTAACTTCGTTCAGAAAAAATGGAATTGAAATAGACCCATTTagtaaattttccataaataatacaccaagcatttcccttcgactagcaagagttggaagattgatgaGCTTTAACcggttagtataaggtggaaaattaaataaaaagtcccaaaattgtttttgtattgattcgagcctgTCTGCATGAACTTGAAAACGAGGGGTCCAGATAATCGAGACGTATTTCAATATTGAcataactaatgttgtaaaataGCTTTAGCAACATAAGGGTCGTTAGTTTTTTGACTACCgtttaacaaaagcaaaagcacTCTTGGCTTTATTGACTGCAgaattaatatgaaggttgaaactaagtttgaaATCCATCATGACTTCGAagtcaacaaaattatttaaaacctctagactatagttgttaattgtatatgaagctggtcgCAAATTTTTTCgagaaaaacacataaatttacatttttttaatattgagcggcatataatttacgtTCCACCAAGTAACTAAATTGTTTAAATCCGTTTGAAGTAAATAACGTTCCTCAAACGACGATAggacttcaaaatttaaatatcgtCAGCATACATCAAGAGTTTTGAAAATTCTACTGTATTAGCAGTATCGTTTATGAAGAGCAAGAacaggggattcaaggggttgtgtagcgcaatatatagcttctccaacccaattgtcaacctcaccttcgagcggcgaatcccgtttcactaacagacgaggctctggtgaccccaagctcctcatggaacttgagggtggggagggagggatggcctgaaggtttaatgtggccatataaatcgttcccgagatggtcgggccagcacctcaatggtgctgtgttaccggagcgtatcggatctgtatccgacaaaggaccatcacatcgataacactccccaaagccttcggggagtaactaatcgctacaacaacaacaacaacaagagcaagaacagaattggaccaagatgGCTACCCTACCGAATGCCAGAGAAAACGTCTATGGTGACGGAAGCTTGTAAACAAGTAGAGAATagcatactttgtcaaatgctttgctgaaatccgtgtaaattacatcagtgtgaagatTTTGTCTGAAACCTTTAGAAACGTGTGTTATGAACTCCAGTAAATTGGTGATGGTAGTGTAAGACTATTTCAAGGGCTTTAAATAttcttttttgggtaatttgattGGAAAAATTTGCTAATAAGTTACCAATATCATGATCGTTGTTAGAAATATTATTTTGGTATTTCATAGATGAAGGAAACCCTTTTACTCgacgtttagaatttacgaaactaTAGAATGCCTTTGGATTATGGGTTATGTTCCTTTTAGTTTTGCGGATGTAAGATTTGTAGCACGTTTTATTCAATTCAAAATACCAATGGCGTAGAATTGAGCTCTGTAAATAATAGGAATGTAAACCCGTCTTATACAACTTGAAGTATCGGGATGTTTTCTATTTTAAGGTTTTTAAATCTTTAGTGGACCACGCTTGCGTTGGTTTCGgttacgcttaggtacatgttTTTCAAAAGACagcaaattttattataaaattaaagcaGTTTTGCTCAACGTCGGCGCTGTATTTTGGCCACCCTACTTAAGATAAATCATGATATCACTATTTGTAGTTAGCCCTCGCAAAATCAAGCGATAACTAGAGTAATATGGTTCAGTTTCATATTTATGAACATTACTTATAAACTCTTAAGAGATTTCaagggaaggatggtaagcgtCTTCAGGCAAAATAAGGGAATCACACCGACTAATAGATTATCTCGAGATCAGCGTGAGCAGTTTGAGATCACTGTCTTTTGACACTTCACAAACAAAAGCATACAGCTGTGTTAGAGAAATTAAAATAAGTTAAATAAAAGAAGTGTACACAAGCAAATTGGAAGATCATTAAAACAGAGCCAATCAACTGTAACAACAAATATGAAAACTGACTCGGCAACTATAAAACGTaacaaaatgtatttaaattacGAATAATAGAATTAATTGTACGCAAAgccaaaattttaattgaatttacctacccatacatctatactgggtttccggtcataaagggatagaaggtaacgaaaagaccGGTAAGTTtgtaaaggagggtgcaacactcatTGAATCGAGGACAGTCGTCCtaatccatttgggagaaatcaaaaggagacaggaattACATATGACCCATCAAGCAGGAGAGGCGTGAATAGAAGCGCAAGCTGCAAAACTTCTAAGTTCatatgcaaatcctacgatattagactcacaaagtggctcatatctttgaagagagaagacttaaggctcacgatgggcatactaaatggacacttctggcgtcacatattTATAAGtgaggcctcgtcagtaacagcagatgtaggaagtgcgagctgcaggagaAAACGTTTAAGCACGTTCTTTGTATCCTGCGCTCGCTGGGTCAACGCTGCAGCTATTAGAGGCGGCAGAATTGCCCgatatcgaggcagcaattaagctaggccccagaaaacttctagtatttgccaagaggacagagttattctataagtcctggcacctgatttgggttcttcagtttggtcgtcaattaaattctggtaacactatggacacctTCAGTATATGTGATGtttttattgaccagccagttaATCAATAAAGCATACTTTatttgtcttttaatatttattatttttgataaaaaaaaaaaagaaaatcaaaattcaaatattacacaataataatataaaaatcggccaccgtggtgtgatggtagcgttctccgcctaccacaccgtatgctctgggttcgaaccccgggcaaagcaacatcaaaattttagttataaggtttttaaattagaagaaaatttttctaagcggggtcgcccctcggcagtgttgtttggcaagcgctccgggtgtatttctgccatgaaaagctctcagtgaaaactcatctgccttgcagatgccgttcggagtcggcataaaacatgtaggtcccatccggccaatttgtagggaaaatcaagaggagcacgacgcaaattggaagagaagctcggccttagatcccttcggaggttatcgcaccttacatttatttattttttttttttttaatataaaaatcatGAATCATGAAAAACCTAACTTATATATCTTAAGCATAACAATTTTTTCATTCGAATGCCTTTGATTATTGCATTGATTATTTCAAAGTAATgtaaataaaacacttttttttacttgttttttttttattagatagGACATTTCTCCAGATAAACCACTAAAGTTGCGGATGTAGTCAATTTGGCAAATCCGATTTATTTGAATAAACCCACAGCAAATCCTTGACTTAGCGGCCAAAACCCGCTTAATAAATAAACGCATATAGGCAAATTCACAAAACCGTTATACTTCCGTTCTCCGGACGTTACTCTGGAGAGGAGAACTTTTAAACTTCTAGCTCCATGCAACAAACTTGCAATAGAACGAAGAAACTCAattgaattatattttttatcaatatGGGGATAAAGGACATGGTCTTGGGATAAGCAGGAATATGTTTAAGCGTTTCAACCTTTAAAAAAAAGGAGTTTTGATCCCTTAGTCTAGATTTTGACTATGCATTCAAATGTCTGATTATACAGGAGCCGAATCGGAACATTTGATCAGGGATCAATAACGATACAAAAGAAAAATGCTTGACTACTAAGATCAACAACTATGCTATGCTTCACTGTCAGTCAAAGTGCATTCAACAAAGTGTGATGGAGTTTGACAGTTCTCTCTTTACGAACAATACTATAATgccaatttgaaaataattttaacccatttgaaaacaaattgtttaattttacaAACATTTTAACAAGATTGAAGAAACTTTGCATATCctctaattttaaaattttgtagtgATATTTACTTGAGATAATGAGTACTgatgaagcactgctacaattaCAACAACAGTACTGAGGGGGTCGCACTTCTATAGAAAGTTTCATTACCACAATTTGAAGAAGAACCTAAGTTAACCCAAACTCTATGTTTTGTTATATGGtgtaaagtatatcaaccgttccacttaaaaagcttcatcgcttcgatttgaatgaaatttggtgaaattgctgtgctatatagtagtgttaatttcacttaagttaagaaaaaaaactagtaaaagcgcgcataaaaaaatgtatacatttatctgtacctctatgttaaaaaaaaatgtatcaaagaaattttcgggcagcataacaagattggtatcattttaaaggaaaaatatcaagcttttatttaaaaatagaaataaaaatacataaaatgttctaacttgaagaaaaataaaaaataaaaattataaaatttatgggtgaattttagctggaactctatatgtttaatataaaaatgtatcaaagaaattttcgcgtgcaaaaataaaataggtatcattttaaaggaaaaatatcaagcttttatttaaaaataaaaattattttaataaaatttttctaaaaattttttttatatttatattcgaaaagaatggaaaaaatactttagaaaccgttttattcatttcttcttagaaagccaattacaagacttatgatttatagaaaaaaggcttccacaaaaaaattgagaatttagacgcttatatctccgtaaccatccaaaatttaggagcgaacttaagtgaaattaacactactatatagcacagcaatttcaccaaatttcattcaaatggaAGGGATAAAGCTTTTTcagtggaacggttgatatactttaccccatATTTATATCTAAGTGTAATTCAAATGTGGTAATACATATGTAAGGGTCCACACCAAAGCGaataatttttatatgaaattccGTCCTACATATATGATATGATGAGCATTATATTGATAGCACTGCTAGCAGTATACTGTTTGATAAAACAAATCCTCACAAGAAGACATTTTTCGAAGCACTATGATGATATGTGACAGTTACACTCAGCCGTTTGATCACATGAAACGGATCTACATCAAAATCAGACCTTCATCCTCATCCGTACAGAATCGGTAACCTCTTTTGTCAACTTACGCCCGGATAACGCACATATCAGAGCCAAATATTCTCGTATATTAGGAGACAAAAATTGCGAAAAGCCTCTTATCCGAACAACCGTTCTTAAGATATATGTATGTCCTATATATTTGACCGATCTGCGACAGTATATGCAGTATACGTAATCATTTGATGAAATATGAGGCTTCTAGCTgtgggggcagaaattacgaaaaagcCTCTTacctgaataatcggttgtatgggatatatgctatatacatttGCTGATCgcaacgattttttcagataatAGTATATGTCATATACGTAATCATTCGGTAAAATTGTAAGATTATGTGTAGCTGCTTAAATTGGGCAGAAACCAAAACCACAAATGCCTctgatctgaacaatcggttgtatgttaTTATGTATGTCTATTTTTTCAGGCACCAGTACATTCCATATAGCATCTGGCGAAATTTGAGGGAGATTTAACGCAAAAAAAactcattttctgaaaaatcggttgtatggggcatatattctatagcggtccgatccatacatatatacaaggcagcagagagatactcacaaacgcatgtcatcatcagccgaagtagtactcacatatacactcgCTATGGCAAGAaatcaagcatgaagttcacgaaattactagaccttgggagaaataggtgaacgaggaaaccgaaagtATAAAAAcagtgcaagctgaggaattactaagcagtttgatttaaacacgcaattagttgtgaagtaagagttattgtgaagtagtctaataaagcccattttgcattattgaatattggagttattaattcaacagtttagcgattggaacgttagcagcaggtttggaataagcggaatttcactaaatataCAACCGTAACCAAACTACTTTGCCAACCTAATCACTTCGGTATACTTGTTGCTGGGTCTATCTCTCCTCCTTTAAAGACTTAAAATTTTGAGATTCCTGGCAAACTTAATATACTGTTATATTTTCAAGAAAGGTATATTTAATAAATGAGTATGTGGTACACCACAACGGTATAGTTCCATTTGTTTACAACGTTTGACACAATAGTCCTTTATAATATTATTATCATATACAACTGTCAGTCTCACACTTTGTTGAATACATTTTGCATACAGTGTATGTGAAAACATACAAATtctgtaacaaaaaaattaactcCGACCTAACATATTCTCTTAATCTGATTTTTCTTAAAAGCAAATGAGAAAAATCAgacataattttaaaaatatactatttttaacatttttgtttgaaattaagcgTAGAATCCGAATATGTCATACAAAATATTGTCCTgctccatatacatacatacaaactttgAATACGTATCTATCATCTTTCATTGCATACTTCGTGAGAGCCTTACACTTCAATAGCCTTGTTCCAGTTGATAATGTAGCCGCTAAGGGAAAATGTTTCCACATGTACTACATGAATATTTCCCCTTTCTGTTCCAACATATAGCCATTTGCTTCCGACTGGCAGATGTATACATGTTATCCTTGAATGAaaatatttgtaataaaataatatatgtataagtatcTATCCccttattaataataaaatatacaagtttataaagctttttaaaatgacgttttcatacaaatttccattataaaaactttataaaccagttttattatttatgaaaAAGACATGTATAAAACTATGTggtaaaactaaatttataagcaGCTAACCTCTCTCTTTGAAATTTTAGACTCTGAACCACTTGTGGTGTTTTCTGTCGTATACTCCACAAGTGAACTGTATCATCTGCAGTAACTGTTACGAGGGCACCTTCATTGATTAGGAATTCGGCTAGTATAACCGCGCACTCCGACTCGCCTTCATGTTTCGCGTGGGCATCTACACCAGGTCGTCCAAGTctttaaaacaaatgtttaacATATGTAACCTTTTttcatgtatgtgtatatatattacTAATCTGCTCACATTCTAATAAACCCGGATTTATCTCCTATTGCTAAAAGTCTCTGTACGGGATCAAATGCAAATGCGGTT is a genomic window of Eurosta solidaginis isolate ZX-2024a chromosome 4, ASM4086904v1, whole genome shotgun sequence containing:
- the LOC137248099 gene encoding uncharacterized protein, whose protein sequence is MNFNRFFESTTDDSPITKNDLEEFGKKILDHIQASEQKILKEMHHNEKSVKRTMTRILQETKQRTNHSQKRRSDLLLKTPFNDLEKFQNFEKEAQDHGSKYENLKDELSTVMAHTAEKVVRNAWRKILTDGVAQQLCWKGTNEKKAVRVLSVTSALKSTFTSKFPHSTDSDFERTSIAFFQHAKGRFTKKKCYKENKKANTQE